In the Hordeum vulgare subsp. vulgare chromosome 7H, MorexV3_pseudomolecules_assembly, whole genome shotgun sequence genome, one interval contains:
- the LOC123412906 gene encoding uncharacterized protein LOC123412906 isoform X2, whose amino-acid sequence MLRRLRLRGHSSFFVLADPAPSDPSSPTVLSRLSRGLLARAAAASRAHDLLFSRALLFTATPASPTPDALTLAEPLLADLDAFVAAMDEISAGAFLRAGAGDGELDLTALASQDFPELPWLKAKGYYVIEELVANWVEIALRMSWAAAGGGGAGGKKALRVGRCVKEKAGLASTAFWREKGYVDWWMRLEPRVRARITGAFFGKSAKALANEIGGSDVASSDSGSFIADSLYGCTRQSFFRKNQPGCGDVASILSCKKKPAFAKELKRLLVLQEIVCLKSNITYCGGDAIFLTSLMSAGTVADNILMRLRRLLMVVSTESINLELIGDGASNNTKKNVEKTSAGSRKGKKKSSSSKKLAASSKSSKDNGGSSTETRSSRIVSKSNQQTPSVRCTIIGPASVETPCKEIASIPKAAIRLVDCNNQCNKKKNKRKGKAKFSDLMRAENPGPGKLKTTAAHVATEASHKSAEAVDAPPRVPSHGNTSSNDIPQAAGCSESSSIFDGTEEKGIKSSRKLEDTLCSSTVISSVTTEYCQSAQEPANFSVNEQSSSHTSLNESMVQPSLCSPSSSDNVLSGNPCRNFADSLVRTAQDKTGCDITQGALHGLPPGVGKGYGKQVDHNSVVTTDKLLPSVIPANILQSAISDNSTTVKNGVDEYYAFNRNLLGGTSYEWPSVAPHFVSPEMQQRPAAADRLHLDVGYRWPTQFDQPFIPANHQVRSSPVEAGCNQMLSSLSVPLSFDWPPVFRGYGKLTQNAALSYDPVFAPHMQSSAWPGFPAQLIQRGGICSEKDRKYFSDSDPRNTSDVGDDTESYWFSEEESDGRATSGRDINQYFGGGVMYWSPAEHAGTGFSRPPSLSSDDSAWAWHEADVSRVVDDLAIGIPSSTYNPNGASSPPSSPSPFCSQNETSDPSPQPACHSVAGNDINSEASHSPSSMQDSPEDKTTSAVKGPSCASEIVKGDTLPYAMLRPIVVSNISRRLSRSDFRGGHDHRSPCVSSTRRDIPLVRRPPSPVLLSVPRMPRPPPPSPVGESRKRGFPIVRSGSSSPRHWGMRSLFSDDKILNRAQFCLDGPEVVWPSWVNKGTSTGTLVQSIEDTVLQDHLVKISQLSRDQHPDVAVPLQPPDMLNGSPHKASLSLMHNALHEEIDQFCKQVAAANLVTKPYINWAVKRVTRCLQVLWPRSRTNLFGSNATGLALPTSDVDLVVSLPPVRNLEPIKEAGILEGRNGIKETCLQHAARCLGNQDWVRSDSLKTIENTAIPVIMLVAQVPCDTNMSNEYPSVLDSSQEISVNVLGEQGSPSRSDNSSSEGSNALAGSKMNKDDYDAVRSIRLDISFKSPSHTGLQTTELVGELTQQFPAALPLALIMKKFLADRSLDHPYSGGLSSYCLVLLITRFLQHEHHLGRPINQNLGSLLMDFLYFFGNVFDPRHMRISIQGSGIYLNRERGHSIDPIHIDDPLCPANNVGRNCFRIHQCIKAFADAFAVLENELLQFTAECNMPASSFSLLKKIIPSIDSNEL is encoded by the exons ATGctccgccgcctccgcctccgcggcCACTCCTCCTTCTTCGTCCTCGCCGACCCGGCCCCCTCCGACCCCTCATCCCCCACCGTCCTCTCGCGCCTCTCCCGGGGCCTCCtcgcgcgcgccgccgccgcctcccgcgcGCACGACCTGCTCTTCTCCCGCGCGCTCCTCTTCACCGCCACCCCCGcctccccgacccccgatgcgctCACGCTCGCCGAgcccctcctggccgacctcgaCGCCTTCGTCGCCGCCATGGACGAGATCTCCGCCGGGGCCTTCCTCCGCGCAGGCGCCGGCGACGGCGAGCTGGATTTAACCGCATTGGCGTCCCAGGACTTCCCCGAGCTGCCCTGGCTGAAAGCCAAGGGGTACTACGTGatcgaggagctcgtcgccaACTGGGTCGAGATCGCGCTGCGGATGTCCTGGGCGGCGGCCGGGGGAGGCGGCGCTGGGGGGAAGAAGGCGCTGAGGGTCGGGAGGTGCGTCAAGGAGAAGGCCGGGCTCGCCTCCACGGCCTTCTGGAGGGAGAAGGGGTATGTGGACTGGTGGATGCGGCTGGAGCCCCGGGTGAGAGCAAGGATCACGGGAGCCTTCTTCGGGAAGAGTGCCAAGGCGCTG GCTAATGAGATTGGAGGATCAGATGTTGCTTCTAGCGATTCTGGATCATTTATTGCAGacagtttgtatggatgtacacggCAGTCTTTTTTCAGAAAGAATCAACCTGGTTGCGGCGATGTTGCAAGCATTCTGTCTTGTAAAAAGAAGCCTGCTTTTGCTAAAGAATTAAAAAGATTGCTAGTGCTTCAGGAGATAGTGTGTTTAAAGAGCAATATTACTTACTGTGGCGGTGATGCAATCTTTCTCACTTCATTAATGTCAGCTGGCACTGTTGCTGACAATATACTCATGAGATTACGAAGACTTCTCATGGTGGTGTCGACGGAAAGTATAAATTTGGAACTCATTGGGGATGGAGCATCAAATAATACAAAAAAGAATGTTGAAAAGACAAGTGCAGGTTCTCGAAAAGGGAAGAAGAAGTCTAGTAGCTCGAAAAAGCTAGCAGCGTCTTCCAAGTCATCTAAG GACAATGGAGGCAGTAGCACAGAAACCCGAAGTTCTAGGATTGTGTCAAAGTCAAACCAGCAGACTCCATCTGTTCGATGCACTATTATTGGACCTGCTTCTGTAGAAACTCCTTGCAAAGAAATTGCATCAATACCAAAGGCG GCCATCAGGTTGGTTGACTGTAATAATCAGtgtaacaaaaagaaaaacaaacgtAAAGGGAAAGCAAAATTCTCTGATCTTATGAGAGCTGAGAACCCTGGACCTGGCAAATTGAAGACAACTGCTGCTCATGTTGCTACAGAAGCCTCGCATAAATCTGCCGAAGCAGTAGATGCCCCACCGCGTGTCCCATCTCATGGGAATACTTCCAGTAATGACATCCCTCAAGCAGCGGGTTGCTCTGAGTCTTCAAGTATCTTTGATGGAACTGAAGAAAAAGGCATCAAAAGCAGCAGAAAACTGGAAGATACCTTATGTTCTTCTACGGTTATCTCATCAGTAACCACAGAGTATTGTCAGAGTGCACAAGAACCTGCCAACTTCAGTGTGAATGAGCAGAGCTCATCACACACTAGTCTAAATGAATCCATGGTCCAACCATCTTTATGTTCACCTTCCAGCAGTGATAATGTTTTATCTGGTAATCCATGCAGAAACTTTGCTGACTCCTTGGTAAGAACTGCACAGGATAAGACTGGCTGTGATATAACACAGGGAGCTTTGCATGGACTTCCTCCTGGCGTTGGTAAAGGATACGGGAAACAAGTGGATCATAACTCTGTAGTGACAACCGACAAACTTTTACCATCAGTCATTCCTGCCAACATTCTCCAAAGTGCTATAAGCGACAATAGTACGACAGTGAAGAATGGTGTAGATGAATACTATGCATTCAACCGGAACCTACTAGGAGGAACATCATACGAGTGGCCTAGTGTAGCACCCCATTTTGTATCACCTGAAATGCAACAGCGCCCTGCTGCAGCAGACAGGTTGCATCTTGACGTTGGTTACAGATGGCCTACTCAATTTGACCAACCTTTCATTCCTGCCAACCATCAGGTGAGAAGCTCACCAGTTGAAGCTGGATGCAATCAAATGTTATCTTCCCTGTCAGTGCCCTTAAGTTTTGATTGGCCTCCTGTTTTCAGAGGTTATGGTAAATTGACTCAAAATGCTGCTTTAAGTTATGATCCGGTATTTGCCCCACATATGCAGTCTTCTGCATGGCCTGGGTTTCCTGCTCAACTAATTCAGAGAGGTGGCATTTGCAGTGAAAAAGATAGGAAATATTTTAGTGATAGTGACCCAAGAAACACATCAGATGTTGGGGATGATACTGAAAGCTATTGGTTTTCTGAAGAAGAATCAGATGGCCGCGCAACTTCTGGAAGAGATATTAATCAATATTTTGGCGGAGGTGTGATGTATTGGAGTCCTGCAGAACATGCCGGAACAGGCTTCTCTAGGCCACCATCTCTTAGTTCAGATGACAGTGCTTGGGCATGGCATGAGGCAGATGTTAGTCGAGTTGTTGACGATCTGGCTATTGGGATTCCATCATCAACATATAATCCAAATGGTGCATCGTCACCACCATCCAGCCCAAGCCCATTCTGTTCCCAGAATGAAACTTCTGATCCTTCCCCTCAGCCTGCTTGTCACTCAGTGGCAGGGAATGACATCAACAGTGAAGCTTCACATTCTCCATCTTCCATGCAAGACAGTCCTGAAGATAAGACTACTTCGGCTGTAAAGGGTCCATCTTGTGCCAGTGAAATAGTAAAGGGGGATACATTACCATATGCAATGCTGCGGCCAATAGTTGTTTCTAATATATCACGAAGGCTATCAAGATCTGACTTTAGGGGTGGTCATGATCATAGGAGCCCATGCGTGTCTTCGACCAGGAGGGATATACCTCTTGTAAGAAGACCTCCATCGCCAGTATTACTTAGTGTTCCTCGCATgcctcggccacctcctccttctcctgttgGAGAGTCAAGAAAACGTGGATTCCCAATTGTTAGATCTGGCAGTTCAAGCCCGCGGCATTGGGGGATGAGAAGTTTGTTTTCTGATGATAAAATTTTGAATAGAGCTCAGTTTTGCTTGGATGGCCCTGAAGTCGTATGGCCTTCATGGGTGAATAAAGGCACTTCTACTGGTACACTGGTACAATCAATTGAGGATACTGTCTTGCAGGACCACCTTGTTAAGATTTCACAACTTTCACGTGATCAACAT CCTGATGTTGCAGTTCCTCTGCAGCCACCTGATATGTTAAATGGTTCGCCTCACAAGGCGTCCCTTTCTTTGATGCACAATGCTCTACATGAAGAGATCGATCAATTCTGTAAGCAG GTTGCTGCTGCGAATCTGGTGACGAAGCCCTATATAAATTGGGCTGTCAAAAGGGTCACACGGTGCCTGCAAGTTCTCTGGCCTCGCTCGCGTACAAATCTATTTGGCTCAAATGCCACTGGTTTGGCCCTTCCAACTAGTGATGTAGATCTCGTTGTTTCTCTACCCCCAGTCCGAAATCTG GAACCTATTAAAGAAGCTGGAATTTTGGAAGGCCGCAATGGCATTAAGGAAACATGCCTCCAG caTGCAGCAAGGTGCCTTGGAAATCAGGACTGGGTTAGGAGTGATTCCCTCAAAACGATTGAAAACACAGCA ATACCTGTGATCATGCTTGTAGCCCAAGTACCTTGTGACACAAATATGTCCAATGAGTACCCTTCTGTTCTGGATAGCTCACAAGAAATTTCAGTCAATGTGCTTGGGGAGCAAGGGAGCCCTTCTCGTTCTGACAATTCTAGTTCAGAAGGCAGCAATGCGCTTGCGGGCTCAAAAATGAATAAGGATGATTATGATGCTGTGCGGTCAATTCGTCTTGATATAAGTTTCAAATCACCATCCCACACAGGACTTCAGACTACTGAGTTG GTTGGTGAGCTGACTCAGCAATTTCCTGCGGCTTTACCCCTTGCCTTAATCATGAAGAAGTTTTTGGCAGATCGTAGTTTGGACCACCCATATTCGGGTGGTCTAAGCTCTTACTGTTTG GTGTTGTTAATCACTCGTTTTCTTCAGCATGAACATCATCTTGGTCGGCCTATTAACCAA AATCTAGGGAGCCTTTTGATGGATTTCCTGTATTTTTTTGG GAATGTGTTTGATCCACGCCATATGCGTATTTCCATCCAAGGAAGTGGAATTTATTTGAACCGAGAAAGAGGGCACAG CATTGATCCAATTCATATCGATGACCCTCTTTGCCCTGCTAACAATGTGGGCCGGAATTGTTTCCGGATCCACCAATGCATCAAG GCTTTTGCTGATGCTTTTGCAGTTCTAGAGAA
- the LOC123412906 gene encoding uncharacterized protein LOC123412906 isoform X1, translating to MLRRLRLRGHSSFFVLADPAPSDPSSPTVLSRLSRGLLARAAAASRAHDLLFSRALLFTATPASPTPDALTLAEPLLADLDAFVAAMDEISAGAFLRAGAGDGELDLTALASQDFPELPWLKAKGYYVIEELVANWVEIALRMSWAAAGGGGAGGKKALRVGRCVKEKAGLASTAFWREKGYVDWWMRLEPRVRARITGAFFGKSAKALANEIGGSDVASSDSGSFIADSLYGCTRQSFFRKNQPGCGDVASILSCKKKPAFAKELKRLLVLQEIVCLKSNITYCGGDAIFLTSLMSAGTVADNILMRLRRLLMVVSTESINLELIGDGASNNTKKNVEKTSAGSRKGKKKSSSSKKLAASSKSSKDNGGSSTETRSSRIVSKSNQQTPSVRCTIIGPASVETPCKEIASIPKAEQAIRLVDCNNQCNKKKNKRKGKAKFSDLMRAENPGPGKLKTTAAHVATEASHKSAEAVDAPPRVPSHGNTSSNDIPQAAGCSESSSIFDGTEEKGIKSSRKLEDTLCSSTVISSVTTEYCQSAQEPANFSVNEQSSSHTSLNESMVQPSLCSPSSSDNVLSGNPCRNFADSLVRTAQDKTGCDITQGALHGLPPGVGKGYGKQVDHNSVVTTDKLLPSVIPANILQSAISDNSTTVKNGVDEYYAFNRNLLGGTSYEWPSVAPHFVSPEMQQRPAAADRLHLDVGYRWPTQFDQPFIPANHQVRSSPVEAGCNQMLSSLSVPLSFDWPPVFRGYGKLTQNAALSYDPVFAPHMQSSAWPGFPAQLIQRGGICSEKDRKYFSDSDPRNTSDVGDDTESYWFSEEESDGRATSGRDINQYFGGGVMYWSPAEHAGTGFSRPPSLSSDDSAWAWHEADVSRVVDDLAIGIPSSTYNPNGASSPPSSPSPFCSQNETSDPSPQPACHSVAGNDINSEASHSPSSMQDSPEDKTTSAVKGPSCASEIVKGDTLPYAMLRPIVVSNISRRLSRSDFRGGHDHRSPCVSSTRRDIPLVRRPPSPVLLSVPRMPRPPPPSPVGESRKRGFPIVRSGSSSPRHWGMRSLFSDDKILNRAQFCLDGPEVVWPSWVNKGTSTGTLVQSIEDTVLQDHLVKISQLSRDQHPDVAVPLQPPDMLNGSPHKASLSLMHNALHEEIDQFCKQVAAANLVTKPYINWAVKRVTRCLQVLWPRSRTNLFGSNATGLALPTSDVDLVVSLPPVRNLEPIKEAGILEGRNGIKETCLQHAARCLGNQDWVRSDSLKTIENTAIPVIMLVAQVPCDTNMSNEYPSVLDSSQEISVNVLGEQGSPSRSDNSSSEGSNALAGSKMNKDDYDAVRSIRLDISFKSPSHTGLQTTELVGELTQQFPAALPLALIMKKFLADRSLDHPYSGGLSSYCLVLLITRFLQHEHHLGRPINQNLGSLLMDFLYFFGNVFDPRHMRISIQGSGIYLNRERGHSIDPIHIDDPLCPANNVGRNCFRIHQCIKAFADAFAVLENELLQFTAECNMPASSFSLLKKIIPSIDSNEL from the exons ATGctccgccgcctccgcctccgcggcCACTCCTCCTTCTTCGTCCTCGCCGACCCGGCCCCCTCCGACCCCTCATCCCCCACCGTCCTCTCGCGCCTCTCCCGGGGCCTCCtcgcgcgcgccgccgccgcctcccgcgcGCACGACCTGCTCTTCTCCCGCGCGCTCCTCTTCACCGCCACCCCCGcctccccgacccccgatgcgctCACGCTCGCCGAgcccctcctggccgacctcgaCGCCTTCGTCGCCGCCATGGACGAGATCTCCGCCGGGGCCTTCCTCCGCGCAGGCGCCGGCGACGGCGAGCTGGATTTAACCGCATTGGCGTCCCAGGACTTCCCCGAGCTGCCCTGGCTGAAAGCCAAGGGGTACTACGTGatcgaggagctcgtcgccaACTGGGTCGAGATCGCGCTGCGGATGTCCTGGGCGGCGGCCGGGGGAGGCGGCGCTGGGGGGAAGAAGGCGCTGAGGGTCGGGAGGTGCGTCAAGGAGAAGGCCGGGCTCGCCTCCACGGCCTTCTGGAGGGAGAAGGGGTATGTGGACTGGTGGATGCGGCTGGAGCCCCGGGTGAGAGCAAGGATCACGGGAGCCTTCTTCGGGAAGAGTGCCAAGGCGCTG GCTAATGAGATTGGAGGATCAGATGTTGCTTCTAGCGATTCTGGATCATTTATTGCAGacagtttgtatggatgtacacggCAGTCTTTTTTCAGAAAGAATCAACCTGGTTGCGGCGATGTTGCAAGCATTCTGTCTTGTAAAAAGAAGCCTGCTTTTGCTAAAGAATTAAAAAGATTGCTAGTGCTTCAGGAGATAGTGTGTTTAAAGAGCAATATTACTTACTGTGGCGGTGATGCAATCTTTCTCACTTCATTAATGTCAGCTGGCACTGTTGCTGACAATATACTCATGAGATTACGAAGACTTCTCATGGTGGTGTCGACGGAAAGTATAAATTTGGAACTCATTGGGGATGGAGCATCAAATAATACAAAAAAGAATGTTGAAAAGACAAGTGCAGGTTCTCGAAAAGGGAAGAAGAAGTCTAGTAGCTCGAAAAAGCTAGCAGCGTCTTCCAAGTCATCTAAG GACAATGGAGGCAGTAGCACAGAAACCCGAAGTTCTAGGATTGTGTCAAAGTCAAACCAGCAGACTCCATCTGTTCGATGCACTATTATTGGACCTGCTTCTGTAGAAACTCCTTGCAAAGAAATTGCATCAATACCAAAGGCG GAGCAGGCCATCAGGTTGGTTGACTGTAATAATCAGtgtaacaaaaagaaaaacaaacgtAAAGGGAAAGCAAAATTCTCTGATCTTATGAGAGCTGAGAACCCTGGACCTGGCAAATTGAAGACAACTGCTGCTCATGTTGCTACAGAAGCCTCGCATAAATCTGCCGAAGCAGTAGATGCCCCACCGCGTGTCCCATCTCATGGGAATACTTCCAGTAATGACATCCCTCAAGCAGCGGGTTGCTCTGAGTCTTCAAGTATCTTTGATGGAACTGAAGAAAAAGGCATCAAAAGCAGCAGAAAACTGGAAGATACCTTATGTTCTTCTACGGTTATCTCATCAGTAACCACAGAGTATTGTCAGAGTGCACAAGAACCTGCCAACTTCAGTGTGAATGAGCAGAGCTCATCACACACTAGTCTAAATGAATCCATGGTCCAACCATCTTTATGTTCACCTTCCAGCAGTGATAATGTTTTATCTGGTAATCCATGCAGAAACTTTGCTGACTCCTTGGTAAGAACTGCACAGGATAAGACTGGCTGTGATATAACACAGGGAGCTTTGCATGGACTTCCTCCTGGCGTTGGTAAAGGATACGGGAAACAAGTGGATCATAACTCTGTAGTGACAACCGACAAACTTTTACCATCAGTCATTCCTGCCAACATTCTCCAAAGTGCTATAAGCGACAATAGTACGACAGTGAAGAATGGTGTAGATGAATACTATGCATTCAACCGGAACCTACTAGGAGGAACATCATACGAGTGGCCTAGTGTAGCACCCCATTTTGTATCACCTGAAATGCAACAGCGCCCTGCTGCAGCAGACAGGTTGCATCTTGACGTTGGTTACAGATGGCCTACTCAATTTGACCAACCTTTCATTCCTGCCAACCATCAGGTGAGAAGCTCACCAGTTGAAGCTGGATGCAATCAAATGTTATCTTCCCTGTCAGTGCCCTTAAGTTTTGATTGGCCTCCTGTTTTCAGAGGTTATGGTAAATTGACTCAAAATGCTGCTTTAAGTTATGATCCGGTATTTGCCCCACATATGCAGTCTTCTGCATGGCCTGGGTTTCCTGCTCAACTAATTCAGAGAGGTGGCATTTGCAGTGAAAAAGATAGGAAATATTTTAGTGATAGTGACCCAAGAAACACATCAGATGTTGGGGATGATACTGAAAGCTATTGGTTTTCTGAAGAAGAATCAGATGGCCGCGCAACTTCTGGAAGAGATATTAATCAATATTTTGGCGGAGGTGTGATGTATTGGAGTCCTGCAGAACATGCCGGAACAGGCTTCTCTAGGCCACCATCTCTTAGTTCAGATGACAGTGCTTGGGCATGGCATGAGGCAGATGTTAGTCGAGTTGTTGACGATCTGGCTATTGGGATTCCATCATCAACATATAATCCAAATGGTGCATCGTCACCACCATCCAGCCCAAGCCCATTCTGTTCCCAGAATGAAACTTCTGATCCTTCCCCTCAGCCTGCTTGTCACTCAGTGGCAGGGAATGACATCAACAGTGAAGCTTCACATTCTCCATCTTCCATGCAAGACAGTCCTGAAGATAAGACTACTTCGGCTGTAAAGGGTCCATCTTGTGCCAGTGAAATAGTAAAGGGGGATACATTACCATATGCAATGCTGCGGCCAATAGTTGTTTCTAATATATCACGAAGGCTATCAAGATCTGACTTTAGGGGTGGTCATGATCATAGGAGCCCATGCGTGTCTTCGACCAGGAGGGATATACCTCTTGTAAGAAGACCTCCATCGCCAGTATTACTTAGTGTTCCTCGCATgcctcggccacctcctccttctcctgttgGAGAGTCAAGAAAACGTGGATTCCCAATTGTTAGATCTGGCAGTTCAAGCCCGCGGCATTGGGGGATGAGAAGTTTGTTTTCTGATGATAAAATTTTGAATAGAGCTCAGTTTTGCTTGGATGGCCCTGAAGTCGTATGGCCTTCATGGGTGAATAAAGGCACTTCTACTGGTACACTGGTACAATCAATTGAGGATACTGTCTTGCAGGACCACCTTGTTAAGATTTCACAACTTTCACGTGATCAACAT CCTGATGTTGCAGTTCCTCTGCAGCCACCTGATATGTTAAATGGTTCGCCTCACAAGGCGTCCCTTTCTTTGATGCACAATGCTCTACATGAAGAGATCGATCAATTCTGTAAGCAG GTTGCTGCTGCGAATCTGGTGACGAAGCCCTATATAAATTGGGCTGTCAAAAGGGTCACACGGTGCCTGCAAGTTCTCTGGCCTCGCTCGCGTACAAATCTATTTGGCTCAAATGCCACTGGTTTGGCCCTTCCAACTAGTGATGTAGATCTCGTTGTTTCTCTACCCCCAGTCCGAAATCTG GAACCTATTAAAGAAGCTGGAATTTTGGAAGGCCGCAATGGCATTAAGGAAACATGCCTCCAG caTGCAGCAAGGTGCCTTGGAAATCAGGACTGGGTTAGGAGTGATTCCCTCAAAACGATTGAAAACACAGCA ATACCTGTGATCATGCTTGTAGCCCAAGTACCTTGTGACACAAATATGTCCAATGAGTACCCTTCTGTTCTGGATAGCTCACAAGAAATTTCAGTCAATGTGCTTGGGGAGCAAGGGAGCCCTTCTCGTTCTGACAATTCTAGTTCAGAAGGCAGCAATGCGCTTGCGGGCTCAAAAATGAATAAGGATGATTATGATGCTGTGCGGTCAATTCGTCTTGATATAAGTTTCAAATCACCATCCCACACAGGACTTCAGACTACTGAGTTG GTTGGTGAGCTGACTCAGCAATTTCCTGCGGCTTTACCCCTTGCCTTAATCATGAAGAAGTTTTTGGCAGATCGTAGTTTGGACCACCCATATTCGGGTGGTCTAAGCTCTTACTGTTTG GTGTTGTTAATCACTCGTTTTCTTCAGCATGAACATCATCTTGGTCGGCCTATTAACCAA AATCTAGGGAGCCTTTTGATGGATTTCCTGTATTTTTTTGG GAATGTGTTTGATCCACGCCATATGCGTATTTCCATCCAAGGAAGTGGAATTTATTTGAACCGAGAAAGAGGGCACAG CATTGATCCAATTCATATCGATGACCCTCTTTGCCCTGCTAACAATGTGGGCCGGAATTGTTTCCGGATCCACCAATGCATCAAG GCTTTTGCTGATGCTTTTGCAGTTCTAGAGAA